One part of the Denticeps clupeoides chromosome 16, fDenClu1.1, whole genome shotgun sequence genome encodes these proteins:
- the taldo1 gene encoding transaldolase, with translation MSADKRRKMVSTLEQLRKFTVVVADTGDFNAIEEYKPQDATTNPSLILAAAKMPAYEPLVDQAIKYGTAKGGSEEEQVTNIMDKLFVSFGLEILKKIPGRVSTEVDARLSFDKDGMVARARRLISLYEEAGVGKERILIKLSSTWEGIQAGRELEENYGIHCNMTLLFSFAQAVACAEAKVTLISPFVGRILDWYKENTAQKSFEPHEDPGVVSVTKIYNYYKKFGYSTVVMGASFRNTGEVKALAGCDLLTISPGLLAELSQDHSEVKPSLTQQGAKTCDLEKVHLDEKGFRWLHNEDRMAVEKLSDGIRKFAVDSVKLETMIKEKMLNVKNGQ, from the exons ATGTCAGCTGACAAGCGCCGAAAGATGGTCTCCACCCTCGAGCAGCTGAGGAAGTTCACGGTGGTCGTGGCGGACACCGGCGACTTTAACG CTATCGAAGAATACAAGCCCCAGGATGCTACTACAAACCCCTCCTTGATCTTGGCTGCAGCCAAGATGCCTGCCTATGAGCCTCTAGTGGACCAGGCAATTAAATATGGCACGGCTAAGGGCGG GAGCGAGGAAGAGCAAGTCACCAACATCATGGACAAGCTGTTTGTGAGCTTTGGCCTGGAGATCCTCAAGAAGATTCCAGGCAGGGTGTCCACTGAAGTGGATGCACG GCTGTCGTTTGACAAAGATGGGATGGTGGCTCGTGCTCGTCGACTCATATCGCTGTACGAGGAGGCCGGTGTGGGTAAAGAGCGCATTCTCATCAAGCTCTCCTCCACCTGGGAGGGAATTCAGGCTGGTCG ggagctggaggagaactATGGCATTCACTGCAACATGACGCTCCTGTTCTCCTTCGCCCAGGCTGTGGCGTGTGCTGAGGCCAAGGTGACCCTCATTTCACCTTTTGTCGGCCGCATTCTCGACTGGTACAAGGAGAACACTGCCCAAAAGAGCTTTGAGCCGCATGAAGATCCAG gtgtggTGAGTGTTACCAAGATTTATAACTACTACAAGAAGTTTGGTTACAGCACAGTGGTCATGGGGGCATCCTTCAGGAACACTGGTGAGGTCAAGGCCCTGGCTGGCTGCGACCTTCTCACCATCTCCCCTGGACTCCTGGCAGAGCTCAGCCAAGACCACAGCGAAGTGAAGCCTTCGCTCACACAGCAGGGAG CAAAGACCTGTGACTTGGAGAAAGTGCATCTGGATGAGAAGGGCTTCCGCTGGCTCCACAATGAGGACCGCATGGCTGTGGAGAAGCTCTCTGATGGGATTCGCAAATTTGCTGTTGATTCAGTGAAATTGGAGACCATGATTAAG GAGAAGATGCTGAACGTGAAGAATGGACAGTAA
- the LOC114766366 gene encoding uncharacterized protein LOC114766366: MSGKTPLWVWVLSLGLLLPSCEASPYGAVVNIETLNDPGVGEVRAYYTAIAPLPCPSLLDNVCSDASSNCAVYTTSTPLQGQMPSPGWCVRQWQQSIPSIYTSSLTLGTSVNITLNTKVDLSVRVDTKKVNQPPFTALPPPIWVSVECPHSVALTVKDLDQDTVKCRYAREDLGECQGDCPQQLFLRLEEDSCTLSYAGGAAVGQYHVKIMVEDYAVPFLAGMPVPEGALSSSSVYLSITVENGSADCPAPPQFAQQNPAEGDVASVLPYEQLTFNISFLSEGQSISEIAIVGPPELYVSPMMSQPDSQTTVQVSWVRSPNQLSHLLPICFTANSISSQSDKRCIWLQQKKMNIMPIGTEVTCGDNRMSLVLPIASLINLPLNDLKLNDGSCPVSSNSTHITVSFLLTECGTNRVQSGSEMVYTNILQSRRPTTMISRVPSLILPLACRIPGQTAKGPEYNISIPSETQTFGDFAFRIELYPPGQGPKIKSTDMLQKEMTAAGMVRAAQRLDELDLYVFSNTTVDKAELKVDSCVESATADFAVTFPLLNQGCMNGNTTIEMLSSNSKVKIFKINLENLNIEGTTMYVQCMVHLCIATMPNQTCPSSCGKAAAGLLVNSIVTKDYLVRSGPVLIINTPQTSTQATTTPTTTTTERPTTTLPTTVTQSSASEKFSTLTLGVTAGVVHMFLQ, from the exons ATGTCTGGCAAAACTCCTCTGTGGGTCTGGGTGTTGAGTTTAGGGCTCCTCCTTCCATCATGTGAAGCCTCGCCATACGGTGCTGTGGTCAATATCGAAACTCTTAATGACCCTGGGGTCGGAGAG GTCAGGGCCTACTACACAGCGATTGCCCCCCTGCCCTGCCCCTCTCTCCTTGACAATGTGTGCAGTGACGCAAGTTCCAACTGTGCTGTCTACACCACCTCCACACCCCTACAAGGCCAAATGCCTTCTCCTGGCTGGTGTGTCCGTCAATGGCAGCAAAGTATCCCCAGTATATACACTTCTAGCCTGACGCTGGG AACCAGTGTGAATATCACCCTGAATACAAAGGTTGACCTCTCAGTTCGGGTggacacaaaaaaagtgaaccAGCCTCCTTTTACAGCTCTTCCTCCACCGATCTG GGTCAGCGTGGAATGTCCCCACAGTGTAGCTCTGACCGTGAAGGACCTGGATCAAGATACGGTCAAGTGCCGCTATGCCAGGGAGGATCTTGGCGAATGCCAAGGCGATTGCCCTCAGCAGCTGTTCCTGCGCTTGGAGGAG GATTCCTGCACCCTGAGCTACGCAGGCGGTGCTGCGGTGGGACAGTACCACGTCAAGATTATGGTGGAGGACTACGCCGTTCCTTTCCTCGCAGGCATGCCCGTGCCGGAAGGGGCGCTGAGTTCCAGCTCTGTGTACCTTTCCATCACAG TGGAAAATGGCTCTGCTGACTGCCCGGCGCCTCCACAATTTGCCCAGCAGAACCCAGCAGAGGGCGACGTGGCCTCGGTTTTGCCATACGAGCAGCTCACATTCAACATCAGCTTCCTTTCAGAGGGACAGAG TATATCTGAGATTGCTATTGTCGGACCCCCCGAACTCTATGTGTCACCAATGATGAGCCAACCAGATTCGCAGACGACGGTCCAGGTTTCCTGGGTTAGGAGCCCCAACCAGCTCAGCCATCTTCTGCCCATCTGTTTCACTGCAAACAGCATAAG TTCTCAATCAGATAAAAGGTGCATATGGCTTCAGCAAA AAAAAATGAACATCATGCCAATTGGAACAG AGGTCACATGTGGGGATAACCGGATGTCCCTCGTGCTGCCCATAGCATCACTGATAAATCTGCCGCTTAATGACCTCAAACTGAACGACGGCTCCTGTCCGGTCTCTAGCAATTCAACCCACATCACAGTCAGCTTCTTGCTGACGGAGTGTGGCACAAACAGAGTA CAATCTGGTTCTGAGATGGTATACACAAATATTCTGCAAAGCAGACGGCCCACAACCATGATAAGCCGCGTGCCATCTCTGATCCTCCCTCTGGCGTGCCGAATCCCAGGTCAAACTGCCAAGGGCCCAGAGTACAACATCAGCATACCGTCAGAGACCCAGACTTTTGGTGACTTCGCGTTCAGAATCGAGCTTTATCCGCCTGGCCAAGGGCCCAAGATAAAATCTACCGACATGTTACAAAAAGAAATGACTGCCGCTGGGATGGTCCGTGCTGCACAGCGCCTGGACGAGCTTGACCTCTACGTCTTCAGCAACACCACGGTTGACAAGGCCGAGCTCAAGGTCGACAGCTGCGTGGAATCAGCAACAGCAGATTTTGCGGTGACGTTCCCTCTGCTCAACCAAGG ATGTATGAATGGCAACACCACAATCGAGATGCTGTCATCCAATTCCAAAGTCAAAATCttcaaaataaacttggaaaACCTCAATATAGAAGGAACCACG ATGTACGTGCAGTGCATGGTGCACCTCTGCATAGCCACAATGCCGAACCAGACGTGTCCCAGCTCATGTGGGAAAGCCGCAGCAGGTTTATTAGTTAACAGCATTGTGACAAAAGACTACTTAGTCCGCTCTGGCCCAGTCCTGATTATCAATACCCCACAAACGTCTACACAAGCAACTACTACCCCGACTACTACAACAACAGAAAGGCCGACCACCACTCTTCCTACTACCGTAACACAGTCCTCAG CTTCAGAGAAGTTCTCCACCTTGACCCTGGGTGTGACAGCTGGAGTTGTCCACATGTTCCTCCAGTGA
- the LOC114765850 gene encoding CD151 antigen-like encodes MGAFEEKKETCGTICLKYLLFTFNFLFWLAGGAVMAVGIWTIAAKSDYISLLSSSIYAVSAYILILAGVIVMITGVLGCCATFKEKKGLLRMYFVLLLFIFLLEVLAGVLAYIYYQQLNIELKENLRETMVLKYRQPNQDHITKAVDKLQQEFKCCGSNSSSDWAESEWIRSEDAKRRIVPDSCCKSPSDRCGLRDHPSNIYKVEGGCITKLENFIMEHLKIIGAVGVGIACVQIIGMVFTCCLYRSLKAEPY; translated from the exons ATGGGAGCCTTTGAAGAGAAGAAGGAAACATGTGGGACCATATGCCTAAAATACTTGCTCTTCACTTTCAACTTCCTTTTTTGG CTGGCCGGGGGTGCAGTTATGGCAGTGGGAATATGGACTATTGCTGCGAAAAGTGATTACATCAGCCTGCTGTCTTCCAGCATCTACGCGGTCTCTGCCTACATTCTCATCTTGGCAGGGGTCATTGTCATGATAACAGGGGTCCTGGGTTGCTGTGCCACCTTCAAGGAAAAGAAAGGGCTACTGAGGATG TACTTTGTCTTGCTTCTCTTCATTTTCCTGCTGGAGGTCCTAGCTGGTGTTCTGGCCTACATCTACTACCAGCAG CTGAACATAGAGTTGAAGGAGAACCTCAGGGAGACCATGGTGCTGAAATACAGACAGCCGAATCAGGACCACATCACTAAGGCTGTGGACAAACTACAGCAGGAG TTCAAGTGCTGTGGCAGCAACAGCTCCTCCGACTGGGCCGAGAGTGAGTGGATCCGCTCCGAAGACGCCAAAAGGAGGATTGTCCCCGATAGCTGTTGCAAGAGCCCCAGTGACAGATGTGGCCTGAGAGACCACCCCTCCAACATCTATAAGGTGGAG GGTGGCTGCATCACCAAGCTGGAGAACTTTATTATGGAACACCTGAAGATAATAGGAGCTGTAGGTGTTGGAATAGCTTGTGTACAG ATTATTGGCATGGTTTTTACATGCTGTCTCTATCGAAGTCTGAAGGCAGAGCCATACTGA